A portion of the Mustela erminea isolate mMusErm1 chromosome 19, mMusErm1.Pri, whole genome shotgun sequence genome contains these proteins:
- the A1BG gene encoding alpha-1B-glycoprotein isoform X4, translating into MLPPLLEGQMIGKRSMTLAAPLLPSASRELYHPRESLAGGRLAIMSTLGAFLMLWGLSLGPATEAAVVFDPRPDLWAEAESLLKPWAGLMLVCQARLKTLDFELLKDGVTQELVHLDLPTMEHRFPLGAVTSDTWGLYRCRSGLESGWTQLSNLLEVTGAESLSPPLLSPEPVSWITRGLKTKLVCRGGFRGVTFLLRREGDDQFLEVAEAPKDIETTFTVLHPGNYSCSYRTHEAGIPSEPSATVTVEELVNPVALGNGGLYTCRYRLRGEQIWSPDSAPVELLLSDETLPAPELSAEPAMLHPAPGALVQLRCRAPRAGLRFALMREDAERRVYRILSPAGTEATFELRDVSVVDSANYSCVYVDTAPPFEGSAPSAPLELRVAGTPPRPQLRPLWSGAVVPGRDAILRCEGQLPEVTFELLRAGEEEPIARLWSSHPSADLVVTYVGPKHAANYSCRYRWWSPKPFVSKLSDPVELQVAGELFLWFCELGSSFLPLPRLCPLPGGAPSLHLLPTHWLVWLVCWGYEGN; encoded by the exons ATGTT GCCCCCGCTTCTGGAAGGACAAATGATAGGGAAGAGGTCAATGACCCTTGCTGCCCCCTTGCTGCCCTCAGCCTCACGTGAGCTTTATCATCCCAGAGAGTCCCTGGCTGGAGGGAGACTGGCCATCATGTCCACACTTGGGGCCTTCCTGATGCTCTGGG GTCTCTCACTGGGCCCAGCGACTGAGGCGGCAGTAG TATTTGATCCCAGGCCAGACCTGTGGGCAGAGGCTGAATCGCTGCTGAAGCCCTGGGCCGGCTTGATGCTGGTGTGCCAGGCCCGCCTGAAGACCCTGGATTTTGAGCTGCTCAAAGATGGGGTAACCCAGGAACTTGTGCACCTCGACTTACCCACCATGGAGCACCGGTTCCCACTAGGAGCAGTGACGAGTGACACCTGGGGCCTCTACCGCTGCCGTTCTGGCTTGGAGAGCGGATGGACCCAGTTGAGCAACCTCCTGGAGGTGACCGGAGCAG AGTCCCTATCCCCACCTTTGCTCTCACCTGAGCCGGTGTCCTGGATCACACGGGGTCTGAAGACAAAACTGGTGTGCCGTGGGGGATTTCGTGGTGTGACCTTCCTGCTGAGGCGGGAAGGCGATGATCAGTTTTTGGAAGTGGCTGAGGCCCCGAAGGACATAGAGACCACCTTCACAGTCCTGCACCCAGGCAACTACAGCTGCAGCTACAGGACCCACGAAGCAGGCATACCCTCTGAGCCCAGTGCCACTGTGACAGTTGAGGAGCTGG TGAACCCGGTGGCTCTAGGAAATGGAGGTCTCTACACCTGCCGCTATAGGCTGCGTGGCGAGCAAATCTGGTCCCCGGACAGTGCGCCCGTGGAGCTGCTGCTGAGCGATG AGACGCTCCCAGCGCCGGAGCTCTCGGCCGAGCCCGCGATGCTGCACCCCGCGCCCGGCGCCCTCGTGCAGCTGCGGTGCCGGGCGCCCCGGGCTGGCCTGCGCTTCGCCCTGATGCGCGAGGATGCCGAGCGCCGAGTGTACCGTATTCTGAGCCCCGCGGGGACAGAGGCCACCTTCGAGCTGCGGGACGTCTCGGTGGTGGACTCTGCCAACTACAGCTGCGTCTACGTGGACACGGCTCCACCCTTCGAGGGCTCAGCGCCCAGCGCGCCCCTGGAGCTGCGTGTAGCCG GAACCCCTCCCAGACCACAGCTCCGGCCCCTGTGGAGTGGGGCAGTGGTTCCAGGCCGCGATGCCATCCTGCGCTGCGAGGGCCAGTTGCCTGAGGTCACCTTCGAGCTGCTTCGGGCAGGTGAAGAGGAGCCTATAGCCAGACTCTGGTCCAGCCACCCTTCAGCAGACCTTGTAGTGACCTATGTGGGGCCGAAGCACGCGGCCAACTACAGCTGCCGCTACCGGTGGTGGTCGCCCAAACCCTTTGTGTCTAAGCTCAGTGACCCAGTGGAGCTCCAGGTGGCAGGTGAACTTTTCCTCTGGTTCTGTGAGCTGggttcctccttcctgcctttgccCAGATTGTGCCCTCTGCCAGGAGGGGCCCCTTCCCTGCACCTCCTCCCAACACACTGGTTAGTGTGGCTAGTCTGCTGGGGTTACGAGGGAAACTGA
- the A1BG gene encoding alpha-1B-glycoprotein isoform X3: MLPPLLEGQMIGKRSMTLAAPLLPSASRELYHPRESLAGGRLAIMSTLGAFLMLWGLSLGPATEAAVVFDPRPDLWAEAESLLKPWAGLMLVCQARLKTLDFELLKDGVTQELVHLDLPTMEHRFPLGAVTSDTWGLYRCRSGLESGWTQLSNLLEVTGAVLHPGNYSCSYRTHEAGIPSEPSATVTVEELEAPLPPTLSFQGQSAAVLHRGAGVTLLCVAPLSGVEFQLRQGEKELLVPRGSTSPDRVFFQVNPVALGNGGLYTCRYRLRGEQIWSPDSAPVELLLSDETLPAPELSAEPAMLHPAPGALVQLRCRAPRAGLRFALMREDAERRVYRILSPAGTEATFELRDVSVVDSANYSCVYVDTAPPFEGSAPSAPLELRVAGTPPRPQLRPLWSGAVVPGRDAILRCEGQLPEVTFELLRAGEEEPIARLWSSHPSADLVVTYVGPKHAANYSCRYRWWSPKPFVSKLSDPVELQVAGELFLWFCELGSSFLPLPRLCPLPGGAPSLHLLPTHWLVWLVCWGYEGN, from the exons ATGTT GCCCCCGCTTCTGGAAGGACAAATGATAGGGAAGAGGTCAATGACCCTTGCTGCCCCCTTGCTGCCCTCAGCCTCACGTGAGCTTTATCATCCCAGAGAGTCCCTGGCTGGAGGGAGACTGGCCATCATGTCCACACTTGGGGCCTTCCTGATGCTCTGGG GTCTCTCACTGGGCCCAGCGACTGAGGCGGCAGTAG TATTTGATCCCAGGCCAGACCTGTGGGCAGAGGCTGAATCGCTGCTGAAGCCCTGGGCCGGCTTGATGCTGGTGTGCCAGGCCCGCCTGAAGACCCTGGATTTTGAGCTGCTCAAAGATGGGGTAACCCAGGAACTTGTGCACCTCGACTTACCCACCATGGAGCACCGGTTCCCACTAGGAGCAGTGACGAGTGACACCTGGGGCCTCTACCGCTGCCGTTCTGGCTTGGAGAGCGGATGGACCCAGTTGAGCAACCTCCTGGAGGTGACCGGAGCAG TCCTGCACCCAGGCAACTACAGCTGCAGCTACAGGACCCACGAAGCAGGCATACCCTCTGAGCCCAGTGCCACTGTGACAGTTGAGGAGCTGG AAGCACCATTGCCACCCACGCTGAGTTTCCAGGGACAGTCTGCAGCTGTCCTGCACAGGGGAGCCGGCGTGACCCTCCTCTGCGTGGCTCCCCTGAGCGGCGTGGAATTCCAGCTGCGGCAGGGCGAGAAGGAGCTGCTGGTACCCAGGGGCTCCACCAGCCCAGACCGCGTCTTCTTTCAAGTGAACCCGGTGGCTCTAGGAAATGGAGGTCTCTACACCTGCCGCTATAGGCTGCGTGGCGAGCAAATCTGGTCCCCGGACAGTGCGCCCGTGGAGCTGCTGCTGAGCGATG AGACGCTCCCAGCGCCGGAGCTCTCGGCCGAGCCCGCGATGCTGCACCCCGCGCCCGGCGCCCTCGTGCAGCTGCGGTGCCGGGCGCCCCGGGCTGGCCTGCGCTTCGCCCTGATGCGCGAGGATGCCGAGCGCCGAGTGTACCGTATTCTGAGCCCCGCGGGGACAGAGGCCACCTTCGAGCTGCGGGACGTCTCGGTGGTGGACTCTGCCAACTACAGCTGCGTCTACGTGGACACGGCTCCACCCTTCGAGGGCTCAGCGCCCAGCGCGCCCCTGGAGCTGCGTGTAGCCG GAACCCCTCCCAGACCACAGCTCCGGCCCCTGTGGAGTGGGGCAGTGGTTCCAGGCCGCGATGCCATCCTGCGCTGCGAGGGCCAGTTGCCTGAGGTCACCTTCGAGCTGCTTCGGGCAGGTGAAGAGGAGCCTATAGCCAGACTCTGGTCCAGCCACCCTTCAGCAGACCTTGTAGTGACCTATGTGGGGCCGAAGCACGCGGCCAACTACAGCTGCCGCTACCGGTGGTGGTCGCCCAAACCCTTTGTGTCTAAGCTCAGTGACCCAGTGGAGCTCCAGGTGGCAGGTGAACTTTTCCTCTGGTTCTGTGAGCTGggttcctccttcctgcctttgccCAGATTGTGCCCTCTGCCAGGAGGGGCCCCTTCCCTGCACCTCCTCCCAACACACTGGTTAGTGTGGCTAGTCTGCTGGGGTTACGAGGGAAACTGA
- the A1BG gene encoding alpha-1B-glycoprotein isoform X1, protein MIGKRSMTLAAPLLPSASRELYHPRESLAGGRLAIMSTLGAFLMLWGLSLGPATEAAVVFDPRPDLWAEAESLLKPWAGLMLVCQARLKTLDFELLKDGVTQELVHLDLPTMEHRFPLGAVTSDTWGLYRCRSGLESGWTQLSNLLEVTGAESLSPPLLSPEPVSWITRGLKTKLVCRGGFRGVTFLLRREGDDQFLEVAEAPKDIETTFTVLHPGNYSCSYRTHEAGIPSEPSATVTVEELEAPLPPTLSFQGQSAAVLHRGAGVTLLCVAPLSGVEFQLRQGEKELLVPRGSTSPDRVFFQVNPVALGNGGLYTCRYRLRGEQIWSPDSAPVELLLSDETLPAPELSAEPAMLHPAPGALVQLRCRAPRAGLRFALMREDAERRVYRILSPAGTEATFELRDVSVVDSANYSCVYVDTAPPFEGSAPSAPLELRVAGTPPRPQLRPLWSGAVVPGRDAILRCEGQLPEVTFELLRAGEEEPIARLWSSHPSADLVVTYVGPKHAANYSCRYRWWSPKPFVSKLSDPVELQVAGELFLWFCELGSSFLPLPRLCPLPGGAPSLHLLPTHWLVWLVCWGYEGN, encoded by the exons ATGATAGGGAAGAGGTCAATGACCCTTGCTGCCCCCTTGCTGCCCTCAGCCTCACGTGAGCTTTATCATCCCAGAGAGTCCCTGGCTGGAGGGAGACTGGCCATCATGTCCACACTTGGGGCCTTCCTGATGCTCTGGG GTCTCTCACTGGGCCCAGCGACTGAGGCGGCAGTAG TATTTGATCCCAGGCCAGACCTGTGGGCAGAGGCTGAATCGCTGCTGAAGCCCTGGGCCGGCTTGATGCTGGTGTGCCAGGCCCGCCTGAAGACCCTGGATTTTGAGCTGCTCAAAGATGGGGTAACCCAGGAACTTGTGCACCTCGACTTACCCACCATGGAGCACCGGTTCCCACTAGGAGCAGTGACGAGTGACACCTGGGGCCTCTACCGCTGCCGTTCTGGCTTGGAGAGCGGATGGACCCAGTTGAGCAACCTCCTGGAGGTGACCGGAGCAG AGTCCCTATCCCCACCTTTGCTCTCACCTGAGCCGGTGTCCTGGATCACACGGGGTCTGAAGACAAAACTGGTGTGCCGTGGGGGATTTCGTGGTGTGACCTTCCTGCTGAGGCGGGAAGGCGATGATCAGTTTTTGGAAGTGGCTGAGGCCCCGAAGGACATAGAGACCACCTTCACAGTCCTGCACCCAGGCAACTACAGCTGCAGCTACAGGACCCACGAAGCAGGCATACCCTCTGAGCCCAGTGCCACTGTGACAGTTGAGGAGCTGG AAGCACCATTGCCACCCACGCTGAGTTTCCAGGGACAGTCTGCAGCTGTCCTGCACAGGGGAGCCGGCGTGACCCTCCTCTGCGTGGCTCCCCTGAGCGGCGTGGAATTCCAGCTGCGGCAGGGCGAGAAGGAGCTGCTGGTACCCAGGGGCTCCACCAGCCCAGACCGCGTCTTCTTTCAAGTGAACCCGGTGGCTCTAGGAAATGGAGGTCTCTACACCTGCCGCTATAGGCTGCGTGGCGAGCAAATCTGGTCCCCGGACAGTGCGCCCGTGGAGCTGCTGCTGAGCGATG AGACGCTCCCAGCGCCGGAGCTCTCGGCCGAGCCCGCGATGCTGCACCCCGCGCCCGGCGCCCTCGTGCAGCTGCGGTGCCGGGCGCCCCGGGCTGGCCTGCGCTTCGCCCTGATGCGCGAGGATGCCGAGCGCCGAGTGTACCGTATTCTGAGCCCCGCGGGGACAGAGGCCACCTTCGAGCTGCGGGACGTCTCGGTGGTGGACTCTGCCAACTACAGCTGCGTCTACGTGGACACGGCTCCACCCTTCGAGGGCTCAGCGCCCAGCGCGCCCCTGGAGCTGCGTGTAGCCG GAACCCCTCCCAGACCACAGCTCCGGCCCCTGTGGAGTGGGGCAGTGGTTCCAGGCCGCGATGCCATCCTGCGCTGCGAGGGCCAGTTGCCTGAGGTCACCTTCGAGCTGCTTCGGGCAGGTGAAGAGGAGCCTATAGCCAGACTCTGGTCCAGCCACCCTTCAGCAGACCTTGTAGTGACCTATGTGGGGCCGAAGCACGCGGCCAACTACAGCTGCCGCTACCGGTGGTGGTCGCCCAAACCCTTTGTGTCTAAGCTCAGTGACCCAGTGGAGCTCCAGGTGGCAGGTGAACTTTTCCTCTGGTTCTGTGAGCTGggttcctccttcctgcctttgccCAGATTGTGCCCTCTGCCAGGAGGGGCCCCTTCCCTGCACCTCCTCCCAACACACTGGTTAGTGTGGCTAGTCTGCTGGGGTTACGAGGGAAACTGA
- the A1BG gene encoding alpha-1B-glycoprotein isoform X5 produces MLPPLLEGQMIGKRSMTLAAPLLPSASRELYHPRESLAGGRLAIMSTLGAFLMLWGLSLGPATEAAVVFDPRPDLWAEAESLLKPWAGLMLVCQARLKTLDFELLKDGVTQELVHLDLPTMEHRFPLGAVTSDTWGLYRCRSGLESGWTQLSNLLEVTGAESLSPPLLSPEPVSWITRGLKTKLVCRGGFRGVTFLLRREGDDQFLEVAEAPKDIETTFTVLHPGNYSCSYRTHEAGIPSEPSATVTVEELEAPLPPTLSFQGQSAAVLHRGAGVTLLCVAPLSGVEFQLRQGEKELLVPRGSTSPDRVFFQVNPVALGNGGLYTCRYRLRGEQIWSPDSAPVELLLSDETLPAPELSAEPAMLHPAPGALVQLRCRAPRAGLRFALMREDAERRVYRILSPAGTEATFELRDVSVVDSANYSCVYVDTAPPFEGSAPSAPLELRVAGS; encoded by the exons ATGTT GCCCCCGCTTCTGGAAGGACAAATGATAGGGAAGAGGTCAATGACCCTTGCTGCCCCCTTGCTGCCCTCAGCCTCACGTGAGCTTTATCATCCCAGAGAGTCCCTGGCTGGAGGGAGACTGGCCATCATGTCCACACTTGGGGCCTTCCTGATGCTCTGGG GTCTCTCACTGGGCCCAGCGACTGAGGCGGCAGTAG TATTTGATCCCAGGCCAGACCTGTGGGCAGAGGCTGAATCGCTGCTGAAGCCCTGGGCCGGCTTGATGCTGGTGTGCCAGGCCCGCCTGAAGACCCTGGATTTTGAGCTGCTCAAAGATGGGGTAACCCAGGAACTTGTGCACCTCGACTTACCCACCATGGAGCACCGGTTCCCACTAGGAGCAGTGACGAGTGACACCTGGGGCCTCTACCGCTGCCGTTCTGGCTTGGAGAGCGGATGGACCCAGTTGAGCAACCTCCTGGAGGTGACCGGAGCAG AGTCCCTATCCCCACCTTTGCTCTCACCTGAGCCGGTGTCCTGGATCACACGGGGTCTGAAGACAAAACTGGTGTGCCGTGGGGGATTTCGTGGTGTGACCTTCCTGCTGAGGCGGGAAGGCGATGATCAGTTTTTGGAAGTGGCTGAGGCCCCGAAGGACATAGAGACCACCTTCACAGTCCTGCACCCAGGCAACTACAGCTGCAGCTACAGGACCCACGAAGCAGGCATACCCTCTGAGCCCAGTGCCACTGTGACAGTTGAGGAGCTGG AAGCACCATTGCCACCCACGCTGAGTTTCCAGGGACAGTCTGCAGCTGTCCTGCACAGGGGAGCCGGCGTGACCCTCCTCTGCGTGGCTCCCCTGAGCGGCGTGGAATTCCAGCTGCGGCAGGGCGAGAAGGAGCTGCTGGTACCCAGGGGCTCCACCAGCCCAGACCGCGTCTTCTTTCAAGTGAACCCGGTGGCTCTAGGAAATGGAGGTCTCTACACCTGCCGCTATAGGCTGCGTGGCGAGCAAATCTGGTCCCCGGACAGTGCGCCCGTGGAGCTGCTGCTGAGCGATG AGACGCTCCCAGCGCCGGAGCTCTCGGCCGAGCCCGCGATGCTGCACCCCGCGCCCGGCGCCCTCGTGCAGCTGCGGTGCCGGGCGCCCCGGGCTGGCCTGCGCTTCGCCCTGATGCGCGAGGATGCCGAGCGCCGAGTGTACCGTATTCTGAGCCCCGCGGGGACAGAGGCCACCTTCGAGCTGCGGGACGTCTCGGTGGTGGACTCTGCCAACTACAGCTGCGTCTACGTGGACACGGCTCCACCCTTCGAGGGCTCAGCGCCCAGCGCGCCCCTGGAGCTGCGTGTAGCCG GAAGTTGA
- the ZSCAN22 gene encoding LOW QUALITY PROTEIN: zinc finger and SCAN domain-containing protein 22 (The sequence of the model RefSeq protein was modified relative to this genomic sequence to represent the inferred CDS: inserted 1 base in 1 codon), translating into MAIPKSPLSPVPWEQEGFLRVKVEDEEATLSEIQESSPGHTAHPEAACLRFRRFCYEEASNPHEALARLRELCHQWLQPEAHSKEQMLELLVLEQFLGVLPPXMQSWVGAQFPKSGEEAAVLVEGLTLAFGKRGWDPKAKLSEANFKQSDLEESEPLDRATETLMGGISLGPTFGDACEPEGSSERQAGLSGETWMKSVSHKMYLRETSEPHKDVPIDQPSCESGALGNSPNVWPNFTSKEKIPEEKFDPVDGDRTEPPCIYSGRRSSKCGECGKTFQSPSALETHQKSHSQKKPYTCSDCGKAFSRSAHLARHQVIHTGAKPHECKECGKAFSGVTQLIRHQRIHTGEKPYKCGECGKTFSRSSHLTQHQRVHTGERPYECDECGKAFSQSTHLTQHQRIHTGEKPYKCDACGRAFSDCSALIRHLRIHSGEKPYQCKFCPKAFAQSSSLIGHQRIHTGEKPYKCSDCGKAFSRSSALLVHLRIHITILQ; encoded by the exons ATGGCCATCCCCAAGAGTCCTCTGAGCCCAGTGCCCTGGGAACAGGAAGGCTTCCTCCGTGTGAAGGTGGAGGACGAGGAGGCCACCCTCTCTGAGATCCAGGAATCTAGCCCTGGCCACACCGCCCACCCTGAGGCTGCTTGTCTTCGCTTCCGGCGCTTCTGCTATGAGGAAGCATCCAACCCACATGAGGCCCTGGCCCGGCTGCGTGAGCTGTGCCACCAGTGGCTGCAGCCCGAGGCGCACTCCAAGGAGCAGATGCTGGAGCTGCTGGTGCTGGAGCAGTTCCTGGGGGTGCTGCCCC AGATGCAGTCCTGGGTGGGTGCCCAGTTCCCCAAGAGTGGTGAGGAGGCTGCCGTGCTGGTGGAAGGTTTGACTCTGGCATTCGGCAAGAGAG GATGGGACCCAAAAGCCAAGCTCTCAGAGGCAAACTTCAAGCAGAGTGATTTGGAAGAGTCAGAGCCATTAGACAGGGCCACTGAAACCCTTATGGGAGGTATTTCTCTGGGACCCACCTTTGGTGATGCTTGTGAACCTGAGGGCagctcagagaggcaggcaggactCTCGGGGGAAACCTGGATGAAGTCTGTCTCCCACAAGATGTATTTGAGGGAAACTTCAGAGCCTCACAAGGATGTTCCCATTGACCAGCCCAGCTGTGAATCTGGTGCCTTGGGGAATAGTCCCAATGTGTGGCCAAATTTCACCTCAAAAGAGAAGATACCGGAAGAGAAATTTGATCCAGTAGATGGTGATAGGACAGAGCCTCCATGCATATATTCAGGGAGGCGGTCTTCCAAGTGTGGTGaatgtggaaaaacattccagAGCCCCTCAGCCCTCGAGACACATCAGAAGAGCCATTCTCAGAAGAAACCCTACACCTGTAGTGACTGTGGGAAAGCTTTTAGCCGGAGCGCTCACTTGGCCCGGCATCAAGTCATCCACACCGGGGCAAAGCCCCATGAGTGTAAagagtgtgggaaggccttcagcgGGGTCACCCAGCTAATTCGGCACCAGAGGAtccacactggagaaaaaccctaCAAGTGTGGGGAATGTGGCAAAACCTTCAGCCGCAGTAGCCATCTCACTCAGCACCAGCGGGTGCACACAGGGGAGAGGCCCTATGAGTGTGAtgagtgtgggaaggccttcagccAGAGCACCCATCTGACTCAGCACCAGCGcatccacactggggagaagccctacAAGTGTGACGCTTGTGGGAGAGCCTTTAGTGACTGCTCAGCTCTGATCCGCCACCTGAGAATCCACTCCGGAGAGAAGCCATATCAGTGTAAGTTTTGTCCTAAGGCCTTTGCACAGAGCTCCTCCCTCATTGGGCACCAGAGGATCCACACGGGAGAGAAGCCGTACAAGTGCAGTGACTGTGGGAAGGCCTTTAGCCGCAGCTCAGCCCTCCTGGTTCACCTGAGAATCCACATTACAATCCTGCAGTAA
- the A1BG gene encoding alpha-1B-glycoprotein isoform X2, with protein MLPPLLEGQMIGKRSMTLAAPLLPSASRELYHPRESLAGGRLAIMSTLGAFLMLWGLSLGPATEAAVVFDPRPDLWAEAESLLKPWAGLMLVCQARLKTLDFELLKDGVTQELVHLDLPTMEHRFPLGAVTSDTWGLYRCRSGLESGWTQLSNLLEVTGAESLSPPLLSPEPVSWITRGLKTKLVCRGGFRGVTFLLRREGDDQFLEVAEAPKDIETTFTVLHPGNYSCSYRTHEAGIPSEPSATVTVEELEAPLPPTLSFQGQSAAVLHRGAGVTLLCVAPLSGVEFQLRQGEKELLVPRGSTSPDRVFFQVNPVALGNGGLYTCRYRLRGEQIWSPDSAPVELLLSDETLPAPELSAEPAMLHPAPGALVQLRCRAPRAGLRFALMREDAERRVYRILSPAGTEATFELRDVSVVDSANYSCVYVDTAPPFEGSAPSAPLELRVAGTPPRPQLRPLWSGAVVPGRDAILRCEGQLPEVTFELLRAGEEEPIARLWSSHPSADLVVTYVGPKHAANYSCRYRWWSPKPFVSKLSDPVELQVAGS; from the exons ATGTT GCCCCCGCTTCTGGAAGGACAAATGATAGGGAAGAGGTCAATGACCCTTGCTGCCCCCTTGCTGCCCTCAGCCTCACGTGAGCTTTATCATCCCAGAGAGTCCCTGGCTGGAGGGAGACTGGCCATCATGTCCACACTTGGGGCCTTCCTGATGCTCTGGG GTCTCTCACTGGGCCCAGCGACTGAGGCGGCAGTAG TATTTGATCCCAGGCCAGACCTGTGGGCAGAGGCTGAATCGCTGCTGAAGCCCTGGGCCGGCTTGATGCTGGTGTGCCAGGCCCGCCTGAAGACCCTGGATTTTGAGCTGCTCAAAGATGGGGTAACCCAGGAACTTGTGCACCTCGACTTACCCACCATGGAGCACCGGTTCCCACTAGGAGCAGTGACGAGTGACACCTGGGGCCTCTACCGCTGCCGTTCTGGCTTGGAGAGCGGATGGACCCAGTTGAGCAACCTCCTGGAGGTGACCGGAGCAG AGTCCCTATCCCCACCTTTGCTCTCACCTGAGCCGGTGTCCTGGATCACACGGGGTCTGAAGACAAAACTGGTGTGCCGTGGGGGATTTCGTGGTGTGACCTTCCTGCTGAGGCGGGAAGGCGATGATCAGTTTTTGGAAGTGGCTGAGGCCCCGAAGGACATAGAGACCACCTTCACAGTCCTGCACCCAGGCAACTACAGCTGCAGCTACAGGACCCACGAAGCAGGCATACCCTCTGAGCCCAGTGCCACTGTGACAGTTGAGGAGCTGG AAGCACCATTGCCACCCACGCTGAGTTTCCAGGGACAGTCTGCAGCTGTCCTGCACAGGGGAGCCGGCGTGACCCTCCTCTGCGTGGCTCCCCTGAGCGGCGTGGAATTCCAGCTGCGGCAGGGCGAGAAGGAGCTGCTGGTACCCAGGGGCTCCACCAGCCCAGACCGCGTCTTCTTTCAAGTGAACCCGGTGGCTCTAGGAAATGGAGGTCTCTACACCTGCCGCTATAGGCTGCGTGGCGAGCAAATCTGGTCCCCGGACAGTGCGCCCGTGGAGCTGCTGCTGAGCGATG AGACGCTCCCAGCGCCGGAGCTCTCGGCCGAGCCCGCGATGCTGCACCCCGCGCCCGGCGCCCTCGTGCAGCTGCGGTGCCGGGCGCCCCGGGCTGGCCTGCGCTTCGCCCTGATGCGCGAGGATGCCGAGCGCCGAGTGTACCGTATTCTGAGCCCCGCGGGGACAGAGGCCACCTTCGAGCTGCGGGACGTCTCGGTGGTGGACTCTGCCAACTACAGCTGCGTCTACGTGGACACGGCTCCACCCTTCGAGGGCTCAGCGCCCAGCGCGCCCCTGGAGCTGCGTGTAGCCG GAACCCCTCCCAGACCACAGCTCCGGCCCCTGTGGAGTGGGGCAGTGGTTCCAGGCCGCGATGCCATCCTGCGCTGCGAGGGCCAGTTGCCTGAGGTCACCTTCGAGCTGCTTCGGGCAGGTGAAGAGGAGCCTATAGCCAGACTCTGGTCCAGCCACCCTTCAGCAGACCTTGTAGTGACCTATGTGGGGCCGAAGCACGCGGCCAACTACAGCTGCCGCTACCGGTGGTGGTCGCCCAAACCCTTTGTGTCTAAGCTCAGTGACCCAGTGGAGCTCCAGGTGGCAG GAAGTTGA
- the ZNF837 gene encoding LOW QUALITY PROTEIN: zinc finger protein 837 (The sequence of the model RefSeq protein was modified relative to this genomic sequence to represent the inferred CDS: inserted 1 base in 1 codon; deleted 2 bases in 1 codon; substituted 1 base at 1 genomic stop codon), with amino-acid sequence MPCRLLRKRCGWPPHLCAQCGERLCSDKQPQMAEGPLMCPQCGQVSGPSCSAPDPPAQRLYVCDQCSKAFPRTSSLLQHERIHTGERPYEYTQCGKALVSCSGLHRHQKTHWAEHHRHSRALAQRSCLLGYLPCGDCGEGTQGPPRVPVAGQKPYKCTKCAKAFAMLSHLVEHRLVHTGEKPYACPECDKAFNQRSNLSHRRHTHSSARPXTCPLCNKAFKGRSGLLQHRRAHTGELPYGCPECGKTFRGCSKLRQHERLHSGEKPYICXDCGKGAILTCSGSLGTRQRRLRPWHVFNSHNGLMDLLHHAP; translated from the exons ATGCCCTGCCGGCTGCTCAGGAAACGGTGTGGATGGCCACCCCACCTTTGTGCCCAGTGTGGCGAGCGCCTTTGCTCCGACAAGCAGCCGCAGATGGCCGAGGGCCCCTTAATGTGTCCTCAGTGTGGTCAGGTCTCAGGTCCCAGCTGCAGTGCTCCTGACCCCCCGGCGCAGCGGCTCTACGTCTGCGACCAGTGCAGCAAGGCCTTTCCACGCACCTCGAGCCTGCTGCAGCACGAGCGCATCCACACCGGTGAGCGACCCTATGAGTACACCCAGTGTGGCAAGGCCTTAGTGAGCTGCTCCGGCCTCCACCGCCACCAGAAGACGCACTGGGCCGAGCACCACCGCCACAGCCGGGCCCTGGCCCAGAGGTCCTGCCTCTTAGGGTACCTGCCCTGTGGGGACTGTGGCGAGGGGACCCAGGGGCCTCCACGGGTGCCCGTTGCCGGGCAGAAGCCATACAAGTGCACAAAGTGCGCCAAGGCCTTTGCCATGTTGTCGCACCTTGTGGAGCACCGGCTCGTGCACACG GGCGAGAAGCCCTACGCGTGCCCGGAGTGCGACAAGGCCTTCAACCAGCGCTCGAACCTGAGTCACCGTCGGCACACGCACAGCAGCGCCAGGC TCACCTGCCCGCTGTGCAACAAAGCCTTCAAGGGTCGCTCGGGCCTGCTGCAGCACCGGCGTGCGCACACTGGCGAGCTGCCCTACGGCTGCCCTGAGTGCGGCAAGACCTTCCGCGGCTGCTCCAAGCTGCGCCAGCACGAGCGCCTGCACTCAGGTGAGAAGCCCTACATCTGCTGAGACTGCGGTAAGGGGGCTATCTTAACATGTTCTGGATCCCTGGGCACTCGACAGAGGAGGTTAAGACCCTGGCATGTGTTTAACTCACATAATGGTCTAATGGACCTGCTACATCATGCTCCTTAG